The following nucleotide sequence is from Dehalogenimonas sp. THU2.
CCAAGCGTGGCTCAACGGTCTGGGCTATTCCCGGGAAGAGGTCATCGGTAAATGGTTCGGCGATTTTTTGGCACCCGAACAGGCTGATATTTTTCGCGAACGTTTTCCCAAGTTCAAAGCGGCTGGAAAAACCCACGCTGAGTTTTTAATGAAGCATAAGGATGGCTCCGTGACGCTGGAGGCCATTGATGGCAAGGTAGCCTATGACCTGACTGGGGCTTTCAAACATACCCATTGTGTGTTGCAGGATGTCACTGAAGCCCGGCGGGCAGAAGCAATTATTCAACAAAGCCGTCAGAAATATCAGGCTTTATTTGAAAGCAGTGGTGATGCAGCTTTCGTCCATCAGCCGACCCCGGAAGGACTGCCTGGTGTTTTCCTGGAGGTGAACCAGGCTGCCTGTGCTTTATTGGGTTATACCAAAGCGGAGTTGCTGAAACTTGGTCCAAGGGACATTGTGGTCTGGGAAAAAGCCGGTGTAACTCCCCCGGATATCATGAAGAGACTGGAAACTGACAAGAAAGTCACCATGGAGTCAGCTTATCGTCATAAGGACGGGCACGAGATTCCTATTGAAGTCGTTGTTCACAGGTTTGAGTTACTGGGGAAACCCGCGGTCTTAACCCTTGCCCGAGATATCACTGCGCGAAATAAAGCTGAACAACAGCTTAAAGCCAGTGAAGAAAAATATCGTCTGTTAACTGAACACATTCCCAGTGCGATCACCGTCCTCCAAAATGGGAAAATAGTGTTTGCTAATCCACAAGCGGGACAGATAACAGGCTATTCTTCTGAAGAATTGTTCGAACTTGATATATTCAATCTAGTGCACCCGGAAGACAGGAACAGGGTACAAGAATTTCTCCGGTTGAGGATTCAGGGTAAAGAAGCCCCCGCTGCATATTCAATGCGGATCATTCGGAAAGATGGGGAAATTATCTGGTTGCGGCGTCGGATTGTGATGATTGAATGGCAAGATGCACCCGCGGTGTTGGCTTTGGATACTGATATTACCGTTAGGATCAAAGCTGAACAGTTATTAATGGAGAAAACTAACCAACTGGAACAATTCTTTAACAGCCCTATAGACCTATTGTCTATTTCTGATACTGCCGGGCACTTCATCCGCTTAAGCCATGCCTGGGAAAAGGTACTTGGTTATAAGTTAAAGGAATTAGAGGGTTTTCTTTTTCTGGAATTTGTTCACCCTGACGATATTGCTGCAACCGAAGAAGCAATGCGCTTATTAATGAAGCAGCATCAGGTCGTTGATTTTGTAAATCGATACCGGCATAAGGATGGCAGCTACCGGTGGATACTATGGAATTCATCACCGGTGATGGATACGGTTTACTCCACAGCGTTGGACATTACCGAGCAGAAAGAGGCTGAAGCAAGTTTAAAACAATCCGCTCAGGAATTGGAAAACCGCAACACTTTTATTCAGATGATAATTGATCAGTTGCCTATCGGTTTGGCGATCAACAATATCGCTGACGGGCGGGCTACTTACCATAACAGGAAATTTGAGGAAATTTACGGCTGGTCGAAAGAAGACATTACTGATATACAGACCTTTTTCGAGAAGGTTTATCCCGATCCTGTTTATCGACAGGCGATAATCAGCCGGGTGATGACTGATATCGAGAGCGGTGATCCTGTCCGGATGCAGTGGGGTGACATAGAAATTACAACCAAATCCGGTGAAAAGCGCGTCATCTTTGCCTCTAATATCCCTATACCAGACCAGGGTATCATGGTTTCCACCGTCAGAGACGTCACTGCTCAGAAAAGAGCGGAAAAAGAACTGATCCATACTCGTGACTTGATGAGGTATGTGATTGAGCATAATACCAGCGGTGTTGCAATTCATGATAAAGATTTGAATTATATGTACGTCAGCCAGCGATATCTGGATGAGTATAAACTAACAGAACAAGAAATTATCGGTAGACATCATTATGAGGTCTTTCCTGACCTTCCAGACAAGTGGAAACTTATTCACCAAAGGGCACTGACGGGAGATGTCGTCAGTGCAAATGAAGACCCATATCTGAGAGATGACGGTTCTATGGAATGGACTCGTTGGGAGTGTCGTCCATGGTATCAACTGGATGGCGCTGTTGGTGGGCTCATTGTTTACACTGAGGTGATTACAGATCGCATTCAAGAACAGCAAACCCTGCGTCAATCAGAAGAAAAATACCGGTTACTGGCGGAAAATACTGAGTCTATCTCTTGGGAATATGATGTTGTAATAGACCGCTGGACCTATGTCGCTCCCCAGGTTCAGAGAATAATGGGATACAAACCAGAGGATTGGACAGATCTCAAATTCTGGACAGATCATATTCATGAAGATGATCGGAAGTGGGCCAGTCTATATTGTATGGAATGCACTAGAGCTGGGAAGCCTCATATCTTTGAATACCGTTTTATCAAAAAGGACGGGGGTGTGATCTGGTTACGGGATGTGGTTAGTGTTGAGATGAAAGAAGACAATCCCATTAAGCTACGCGGGATTATGTTTGATGTAACCGGACATAAGCAGATGGAACAGTCGTTAGCTGAAGCCGCCGAGGAATGGAGTACTACTTTCGATTCCATAACCGATATGGTGGCCATCGTGGACAAAAATCATAAAATCACCAGAGTGAATCATGCCTTTGCCAGGGTGCTCGGTAAAAACCAGAGTGAATTGGTCGGTGAACCCTGCTACAAGGTCATTCATGGGATGAACCAACCCCATCCCATGTGCCCCCATGCCAGGACATTGGAAACCCGCCAAGTGGAAAGCAGTGAATATTTTGATAAAAAACTGGGTATATGGGTCGAGGCCAGTGCTTCCCCGATTTTTGATGATCAGGGGAATTTGACCGGTTCTGTTCATATTATTCAGGATATTTCTTCCCGCAAAGAGGCGGAAGTCAAAGAACAACAGTTACGGAACAAAGCGGAGCTGTCCAGCCGGCTGGCGGCAGTCGGGGAGATGGCGGCGGGCATTGCCCACGAGATTAATAACCCGCTGACCGGGGTCATCGGGTTCTCTGAATTGCTGCTGGGCAGGGAGGATTTACCTGAAGACATGAAAGTAGAGTTAAAGATCATTAATGATGGGTCTCAGCGGGTGAAGGATATTGTCAGGCGGATGCTGACCTTTGCCCGGCAGTCGAAGCCGGTTAGGAGTTCGGTTTCTATTGAGGAACTGCTGGATAACACACTGGAACTCAGAAACTACGTGATGAGGACAGCCAATATCGAAGTGGTCAGGGATTATGCCCCGGATCTGCCCTGGGTTACGGCAGATGCCGGTCAATTGCAGCAGGTGTTCCTGAATATCATCGTCAATGCTGAATTTGCTATGAAGAAGGCTAATAGCAAAGGCGTATTGATCGTCAAAACGGAAAAGCGCGATGGTCATATTCGCGTTCTGATTACTGATGATGGGCCTGGCATGCCTGAAGAGGTAAAAAACAAACTCTTTCAACCGTTCTTTACTACTAAAGACCCGGGTGAGGGCACCGGTCTGGGGTTGGCCTTGTCCATGGGTATTATCTAGGAACACGGTGGCAGTATTTCAGTAAACACTGTTATGGGAAATGGTACCACATTTATCGTTGAATTACCGATGATGCCCGTAGAAACAACCTCCGGGGTTGAGAATTATGAAACTGAACCGGTTAATGTAACAAAAATAGCGAAAATCATGGTGGTGGATGATGAACGGTCGGTCGGGGCATTGATTAGAATTATCATGACCCGTCAGGGGCATGAGGTGCAGGAGTGCTATAGTCCTCAGGAAGCTTTGGATAAGTTGATGGATAACACCTATGACGTTATCATTCTGGATATTCGGATGCCCGGTATGAGTGGTATCGAATTACTTGATGAGATCAAGGTGCGGTGGCCGGACATGGTTTCCAGGGTGCTGTTCATTACCGGCGATACATCAGACCTGTCAACCAGAACTTATCTTAATACCTATAATATCCCCTATCTCAGCAAGCCTTTTGAACGACGGGAATTGGAAGAGAAGGTAAATGCCTTATTATGATACAGGCAGAGTTGTATAAAAACTTGTTAGACAACCTGAGTGAAGGCGTCTATTTTGTTGATTGCGACAAAAGAATCTCCTATTGGAATAAGGCTGCTACAGAGCTGACCGGGAGGGCAGAAGATGAAGTCATGGGCTTCAAATGCGCCGACAATATCCTGGTCCACACCGACGACCAGGGAACCCGCCTTTGTCTGAACGGTGTCCGCTGACCGCCACGATGACTGATGGTAAGCCCCATGAAGCCTCCGTATTCATGCTTCACCGGGACGGACACCGCGTGCCGGTTACGGTAAAGGTGATGCCGATACGTGATGAAGAAGGGAAAATAATCGGTGGTATTGAGACTTTTACCGATAATTCAAAGAATTTTCAGCTTCAGGAACAAATTGCTGAACTGGAAAAGCTGTCTCTTATCGACGAACTGACCCGTTCTGGTAATCGGCGTTATGCCAATATTACCCTTGATACCAAGTTTAATGAGTTTAATCGTTATGATTGGCCTTTCGGTGTTATCCTGTTTGATATTGATAACTTCAAGGCGGTAAATGACAACTACGGTCATGATATTGGTGATGACGTTCTGAAGATGGTTGCCCGGACGATCATGGCTAACATCCGTAGCCCCCAATCGTTATTCTTCCGGTGGGGCGGCGAGGAGTTTGTTATCCTGGGCACTAATGTGAATGCCCTGCAGCTTTACGATATCGCGGAGCGGATGCGGAATCTGGTAGCCAGCTCTATGTTGACGCAAAAAGGCCGGGAATTGAGTGTCACAGTATCTGCCGGGGTAACCGTGGCCCAACCCGGCGATAATTCTGAGACCATCATGCGCAGGGCTGATGAACTCATGTATCTCAGCAAAAAGACAGGTAAAAACCGAAGTAGCGTTGGTTAGGTGGTGTGTGAAGGGAGGACAGTGGAAGATTTCGTTTCCTCCCGTACCGACGCCATTTTTACCCACGGTTTCTGCTCTAGCTGTGTCAGGAAGCTATATCCAGAATATGCTGAAGAAGTACTGAAGGAATCCAGCGACGATACCGGAAAGCGATGATGGTATTCATTGGCAGGAGATCGGTCGTTGATGATGTTTGAGTAGATGTGCCCCCTCACCTAACCTCTCCCCGTTGGGGAGAGGGATTTGGAGTGAGATTTGTTCCATGACATGTTCAACTTCGCCCGCCGCGGGCTTTAACTCTCCTATCGGTGGAGGGATTTCAGGAAGGCCGCTACGAATCCTGCTGGAACATGGCGCCGACGGACAGGCCGGTGTGGATCCGGTGGATGGCTTCGCCGAGGAGGGGGGCCATGGGCAGGACGGTGATCTTGTCTAGGTGTTTTTCCGGCGGTACCGGGACGGTATCGGTGACGATGACCTCTTTCACCGGGGAAGCGGCAATGCGTTCGATGGCCGGGCCGGAGAAGATGGGGTGGGTGCAGCAAGAGTAGACCTCGGTGGCGCCATTGGACAGCAGCGTCTGCACCGAGTTGACCAGGGATCCGGCGGTGTCTATCTCGTCATCGACGGTCAGGGCGATGCGGCCTTTGACATCACCGATGATGTTTAATGTTTCGGTGCGGTCCTCGTTGCCCATGCGGCGTTTTTCGATGATGGCCAGCGGGGCGTCCAGGCGGGCGGCGAAGTCGCGGGCCCGCTTGGAGATGCCGATATCGGTAGCCACGACGACCAGGTTCTCCAGGTTCTTCTTTTTGATGTAGTTGGTCAACAGGTTGATGGCCGAAAGCTCATCGACCGGGATATTGAAGAAACCCTGGATCTGGGCGGCGTGCAAATCTACCGTCAGGACGCGGTTGGCGCCCGCCACGGTGATGAGATCGGCGATGAGACGGGCGGTGATGGGCACCCGCGGCTGGTCTTTTTTATCGGTGCGGCCGTAACCGTAATAGGGAATGACGGCGGTGATGCGGCCGGCGGAGGCCCGTTTCAGGGCGTCGATCATGATCATGGTCTCCATGATGCTCTGGTTGACCGGCGTGGTGAACGGCTGGATGAGGAAAGTATCCCGGTTGCGAACGTTATCCATGATGCGGACGAAGATGTTTTCGTTGGAGAACTGAAAGACCTGGCAGTTGCCCAGGGGTATGCCAAGGTATTCCACCACGGCGCGGGCCAGCGCGGGGTTGGCATTGCCGGTAAAGACCTTCATTTCATCCATGGCTTCGGTTCCCTCGAAATTCTAAATTCTAAGCACCAAATTCCAAACAATATCAAAACTTCAAAATCCTAAAATCCCCAAACCCTAGGGGCTGCTAATTTCAAATTTCGATTCTCGATTTGACCTAATCGGTAATTCCCGGCACCGGGAACTTGGCGGTCAGATCCTTGACCTCTGCGGCGATGCGGGTTTCTATGGCGGCGTCGCCGAAGTTCTTGATGACCTCCTCGATCCAGCCGGCGATTTTGACCATTTCCGGCTCGCCGAAGCCGCGGCTGGTCACCGCGGGCGTACCCAACCGCATGCCGTTGGGTGCGGTGGCCTTCTGACCGACGATGAAAGGCACGGTGTTGCGGTTGACCACGATATTGCAGCGCCCCAGCGCTTCTTCCGCGTCCTTGCCGTTGACGCCGGCGGCGGTGAGATCCAACAGCACCAGGTGATTATCGGTGCCGCCGGAAACGAGCCGGAAGCCGAACTTCTCCAGTTCCCGCGCCAGGGTCTTGGCGTTTTGCAGCACCTGAGTAGCGTAATCAACGAATTCCGGCATGGCGGCTTCGCGGAAAGCGACGGCTTTACCGGCCAGAACGTGCATCAACGGACCGCCCTGGATGCCGGGGAAGATGGCGGAGTCGATAGCGTGGGCGTATTCCTCTTTGCACAGGATGAAACCGCCGCGTGGGCCGCGGAGGGTCTTGTGGGTGGTGGAACTCACGATATCGGCGAAGGGGACGGGTGAGGGATGCACCCCGGCGGCCACCAGGCCGGCGATGTGGGCGATATCGACGATCATCTTGGCGCCGACACCGTCGCAGATGTGGCGGATGCGTTCGAAATCGATGACCCGCGGGTAGGCGGAGGCGCCGGCCATGATGACCTTGGGCTGGCATTCGGCGGCCAGTCGCTCCATCTCTTTATAATCGATACGCTCGGTCTCCTGGTCCAGGCCGTAGGCTACCACGTTATACATCTTCCCGGTGAAGTTGGCCTTGGCGCCGTGGGTCAGGTGACCGCCGTGCGACAGGCTCATGCCCATGATAGTATCGCCGGGCTTGATGAGAGCGAAGTAGGCCGCCATATTGGCCTGGGCGCCGGAGTGGGGCTGGACGTTGGCGTGTTCCGCCCGGAAAAGCTCCTTGGCCCGGTCGATGGCGATGGATTCGATGGTGTCCATATTGTGGCAGCCGCCGTAGTAGCGCTTGCCGGGATAACCCTCGGCGTACTTGTTGGTCAAAGAAGATCCCTGCGCCTGGAGGATGGCGCGGGAGGCATAGTTCTCAGAGGCGATGAGGTTGATGGTTTCCTGCTGCCGCGTATCCTCGGCGGCGATGGCGCTATAAATGGCGGGGTCGTCAAAACGCAGTCTGGTCATCTGGTCCTTTCCTCATATCCAAGCCGTTATCGATAACGCGGCACAGGAACATACGCATTATAGCAAAAGGGGTGGGGTGGGGGGTAGTATTGAACCGGAAGTCGAATAATTGGAAGAAGCCCCAAACTCTCTATCGGATACCGGGTCAACGGGGTATAATATTCTCATGGGTTTTCCGAAAACAGCATATTACCGTGAGACATTTACCGGATTGTCGCTCTCGAATGAAACCATCACAGGAAGGGAATTCGACGAATGCGAATTCATCCGGTGCAGCTTTGTGGATTGCAAGTTCGAATCATGCAAATTCCTGAGTTGCCGGCTGGTGGAATGCGTAATCAGCGCGATCAAGCCGGTCAATTGCCGGTTTCGGGAAGTGAAATTCCTGAAATCCAAGGTCATCGGGTTCGATTGGACGAAGGCGATAGTTATCGAAGACCTGGAGTTTGATGGTTGCCAGATCAACTATTCCAATTTCAGATTGTTGAAATTGCCCGGTATCAAGATCATCGACTGTGAAGCTAAAGAAGTCGATTTCATCGAAACCGACCTCACTAACGGTGTATTCAAGAAAACCGATCTGGAGAATAGCCAGTTTTTCAAGACGAATCTGACCGGCGCGGATTTCAGCAGCGCCCGGAACTATTCGATCGATGTCCGCAACAATATCCTCAAGAAGACTAGGTTCTCCATGCCCGAAGCCCTGGCGCTGCTTGACGGGCTCGATATCATCATCGAATAGTCTCAGCGCAGCCGAGTCTGCTCGATTGACTCAATCTCATCCTAGTGTTAATATGGCTTTGAATGACGCTTCAACGTATTGCCTGTGGCTGACGCCGTAGCTCTCGAGGCATTAGCCGGGGAGATCCGGCGGTGCGAGCGGTGCGGACTCGCTAATGGACGTACCTGCGCCGTGCCTGGTGAAGGGAACCCTGGTTCAGAGATCATGTTCATCGGCGAGGCGCCGGGATTCAATGAGGACCGTACCGGGCGGCCGTTCTGCGGCGCGGCAGGGACGTTTTTAACTCAACTTATTGAATCGATCGGGCTCAAGCGTGAAGACGTCTATATCACCAATATCGTAAAGAGCCGGCCGCCGGGGAACCGTGACCCGCTGCCGGAGGAAATAGCTGCCTGCAAGCCCTGGCTGGATAAGCAACTGGAGATCATCAAACCGAAAGTCATCGTCACGCTGGGCAGATTTTCGATGTCGAGGTTCTTTCCCAGGAAGACGATAAGCCGCATCCACGGCCAGTCCGAAAAATGCGGGGATTATACCTGCTTTGCCATGTATCATCCGGCGGCGGCGCTGCACCAGGGCAGTTTAAGAGCAACTATTATAGCCGATATGGCCAGGTTACCAAATATACTCGAGGAATTAAAAAAACGTGAACAACCAATCCCAACCCGGCCGCCGGAACCGGCAGCCAGCCAACTCAGTTTCTTCTGATTCTAATCCGCCTGATCAGACACCCACGAAGCAATCCCGGAGCCAGGGAAAGCCGCAGCTGACGCGGCAGCGCCCGGAAGCGAAATTGCGGGTAGTACCGCTGGGCGGTCTGGGCGAAATCGGCAAGAACATGATGGTCATCGAGTACGGTGACGACATCATCATCGTCGACTGCGGCCTGATGTTTCCCGAAGAAGACATGCCGGGCGTTGACCTGGTTATCCCCGATGTCACTTACCTGGTGGAGCGTAAGGATAAAGTCCGCGGCATCATCATCACTCACGGCCATGAGGACCATATCGGCGCGCTGCCCTATGTTCTGCCGCAGCTCGACGTGCCGATCTACTGCGCCCCGCTGCCCCACGGTCTGATCAGCGTCAAACTCAAAGAAGCCCGCGTCCACACCAATAAGATACATGAAGTGAAACCCGGCGAAACCATCAACCTTGGGGTTTTCAGCGTCGAGTTCGTGGCCATGTGTCACTCCATCCCGGACGCCGCCGGCCTGATCATCCGAACCCCCCTGGGCATCATCGTCCATTCCGGCGATTTCAAGCTGGACTATACCCCGGTAGGCTGCCGCCCATCCGACCTGGCGCGTCTGGCGCAGGTGGGAGCCGAGGGTGTATTGCTGCTGATGGCTGACTCTACCCACGTGGAAATCCCGGGTTACACGCCTTCTGAAAGAGTCGTAGGTGAGACCATATCTGCCGTCATGTCCAACGCGCCGGGGCGGGTGATCGTGACCACCTTTGCCTCACTGGTGGGCCGCATCCAGCAGGTAATGGACGCGGCTGTTAAGTATAACCGGAAAATATTCATCGCCGGGCGCAGCATGAGCGAGATCGTCAAAATGGCGCTCAGACTGGGTTATCTCAAGGCGCCGGAAGGGCTTATCGGCGACCTGTCCGATATGCACCGCCTGCCGCCGAACCGGGTCGCTCTGGTCACCACCGGTTCCCAGGGTGAGCCTACGTCCGCGCTGGTGCGTATCGCCAACGGGGAGCACCGCGAGGTGCAGATCAAAAAAGATGACACTATCATCATCTCCGCCTCACCCATCCCCGGCAACGAGTCGGTGGTGGCCAAGACTATCGACAGCCTATTCAAGCTGGGCGCGCAGGTATTTTACGACCGCGTGGCCAAGGTGCACGTTCATGGTCACGCCTCCCAGGAAGAACTGAGGCTGCTGCAGAGCCTTATCCGGCCGCAATATTTCATACCGGTGCACGGTGAATACCGCCACCTGAAGCTACATTCGCAACTGGCGGAGCAGATGGGGGTGGCCCCTGATAACATCTTTACACTGGAGGATGGCGATATCCTGGAACTGACCGCGAGCGGCGGTAAAGTAGTCGGCCACGCGCCGTCGAGCAACGTCTATGTTGACGGCTTGTCGGTCGGCGATGTCAACGGTGTGGTTCTGCGGAATCGCAAGATGCTTGCGCAGGACGGCATCGTGGTGGCTATCGTCACCCTTGACGCCGAATCCGGGCACCTGGCAGTGCGGCCTGATATCGTTTCACGTGGGTTTGTCGATCCTGAAATTGGCCGGGCGCTCATCGAGGAAAGCCGTGATCTGGTGACGCGGATGTTCGAGGAAGAGGTGCAGCGCGTTTCCGACTCCGCGGTCATTTCAAACCGGGTACGCGATCTGCTGTCCAAGTTCTATTATGAGAAAACACGGCGGCGGCCGATGGTGCTGCCGGTGCTGGTGACTGTATAGCTTCGAAGCACCACCATCGAAAATCGAAATAAAAATTGAAAGGGATGCGGAGTCGCATCCCTTTCAATTTCTGCCAACTCAGATATGTTTATTTTGATTCGATCGCCTTCGGTTCTTCTTTCTTGACAGCCACTTT
It contains:
- a CDS encoding PAS domain S-box protein, with the translated sequence MTNEKSLNSDNQGLWGIINNDPDGKIIVDKKDIVLFANPAAMRLFEREAGKFVGHKFKYTAITGKDAEIEFLKKDGSVGRAEMRSSVATWQEQEVLLVSLRDITGRGWVEELLDRNATLSVVFESTPNIMMLVDEDGRVLDINRAGVEFAGRSKEELLGLLGGDVFNCLNSFHGKGCGKNAECADCPVRSRVMRTLETQEPIFNEEGEFEIERHGETVKLHILISTSLINISGGKQVLVTITDITERKTLEQTLRLEDQRYREFFMNSPFGYQSLDNEGRIKDVNQAWLNGLGYSREEVIGKWFGDFLAPEQADIFRERFPKFKAAGKTHAEFLMKHKDGSVTLEAIDGKVAYDLTGAFKHTHCVLQDVTEARRAEAIIQQSRQKYQALFESSGDAAFVHQPTPEGLPGVFLEVNQAACALLGYTKAELLKLGPRDIVVWEKAGVTPPDIMKRLETDKKVTMESAYRHKDGHEIPIEVVVHRFELLGKPAVLTLARDITARNKAEQQLKASEEKYRLLTEHIPSAITVLQNGKIVFANPQAGQITGYSSEELFELDIFNLVHPEDRNRVQEFLRLRIQGKEAPAAYSMRIIRKDGEIIWLRRRIVMIEWQDAPAVLALDTDITVRIKAEQLLMEKTNQLEQFFNSPIDLLSISDTAGHFIRLSHAWEKVLGYKLKELEGFLFLEFVHPDDIAATEEAMRLLMKQHQVVDFVNRYRHKDGSYRWILWNSSPVMDTVYSTALDITEQKEAEASLKQSAQELENRNTFIQMIIDQLPIGLAINNIADGRATYHNRKFEEIYGWSKEDITDIQTFFEKVYPDPVYRQAIISRVMTDIESGDPVRMQWGDIEITTKSGEKRVIFASNIPIPDQGIMVSTVRDVTAQKRAEKELIHTRDLMRYVIEHNTSGVAIHDKDLNYMYVSQRYLDEYKLTEQEIIGRHHYEVFPDLPDKWKLIHQRALTGDVVSANEDPYLRDDGSMEWTRWECRPWYQLDGAVGGLIVYTEVITDRIQEQQTLRQSEEKYRLLAENTESISWEYDVVIDRWTYVAPQVQRIMGYKPEDWTDLKFWTDHIHEDDRKWASLYCMECTRAGKPHIFEYRFIKKDGGVIWLRDVVSVEMKEDNPIKLRGIMFDVTGHKQMEQSLAEAAEEWSTTFDSITDMVAIVDKNHKITRVNHAFARVLGKNQSELVGEPCYKVIHGMNQPHPMCPHARTLETRQVESSEYFDKKLGIWVEASASPIFDDQGNLTGSVHIIQDISSRKEAEVKEQQLRNKAELSSRLAAVGEMAAGIAHEINNPLTGVIGFSELLLGREDLPEDMKVELKIINDGSQRVKDIVRRMLTFARQSKPVRSSVSIEELLDNTLELRNYVMRTANIEVVRDYAPDLPWVTADAGQLQQVFLNIIVNAEFAMKKANSKGVLIVKTEKRDGHIRVLITDDGPGMPEEVKNKLFQPFFTTKDPGEGTGLGLALSMGII
- a CDS encoding response regulator, giving the protein MMPVETTSGVENYETEPVNVTKIAKIMVVDDERSVGALIRIIMTRQGHEVQECYSPQEALDKLMDNTYDVIILDIRMPGMSGIELLDEIKVRWPDMVSRVLFITGDTSDLSTRTYLNTYNIPYLSKPFERRELEEKVNALL
- a CDS encoding PAS domain-containing protein — protein: MIQAELYKNLLDNLSEGVYFVDCDKRISYWNKAATELTGRAEDEVMGFKCADNILVHTDDQGTRLCLNGVR
- a CDS encoding diguanylate cyclase — translated: MSERCPLTATMTDGKPHEASVFMLHRDGHRVPVTVKVMPIRDEEGKIIGGIETFTDNSKNFQLQEQIAELEKLSLIDELTRSGNRRYANITLDTKFNEFNRYDWPFGVILFDIDNFKAVNDNYGHDIGDDVLKMVARTIMANIRSPQSLFFRWGGEEFVILGTNVNALQLYDIAERMRNLVASSMLTQKGRELSVTVSAGVTVAQPGDNSETIMRRADELMYLSKKTGKNRSSVG
- a CDS encoding ribose-phosphate pyrophosphokinase, which codes for MDEMKVFTGNANPALARAVVEYLGIPLGNCQVFQFSNENIFVRIMDNVRNRDTFLIQPFTTPVNQSIMETMIMIDALKRASAGRITAVIPYYGYGRTDKKDQPRVPITARLIADLITVAGANRVLTVDLHAAQIQGFFNIPVDELSAINLLTNYIKKKNLENLVVVATDIGISKRARDFAARLDAPLAIIEKRRMGNEDRTETLNIIGDVKGRIALTVDDEIDTAGSLVNSVQTLLSNGATEVYSCCTHPIFSGPAIERIAASPVKEVIVTDTVPVPPEKHLDKITVLPMAPLLGEAIHRIHTGLSVGAMFQQDS
- the glyA gene encoding serine hydroxymethyltransferase — its product is MTRLRFDDPAIYSAIAAEDTRQQETINLIASENYASRAILQAQGSSLTNKYAEGYPGKRYYGGCHNMDTIESIAIDRAKELFRAEHANVQPHSGAQANMAAYFALIKPGDTIMGMSLSHGGHLTHGAKANFTGKMYNVVAYGLDQETERIDYKEMERLAAECQPKVIMAGASAYPRVIDFERIRHICDGVGAKMIVDIAHIAGLVAAGVHPSPVPFADIVSSTTHKTLRGPRGGFILCKEEYAHAIDSAIFPGIQGGPLMHVLAGKAVAFREAAMPEFVDYATQVLQNAKTLARELEKFGFRLVSGGTDNHLVLLDLTAAGVNGKDAEEALGRCNIVVNRNTVPFIVGQKATAPNGMRLGTPAVTSRGFGEPEMVKIAGWIEEVIKNFGDAAIETRIAAEVKDLTAKFPVPGITD
- a CDS encoding pentapeptide repeat-containing protein, with translation MGFPKTAYYRETFTGLSLSNETITGREFDECEFIRCSFVDCKFESCKFLSCRLVECVISAIKPVNCRFREVKFLKSKVIGFDWTKAIVIEDLEFDGCQINYSNFRLLKLPGIKIIDCEAKEVDFIETDLTNGVFKKTDLENSQFFKTNLTGADFSSARNYSIDVRNNILKKTRFSMPEALALLDGLDIIIE
- a CDS encoding uracil-DNA glycosylase translates to MADAVALEALAGEIRRCERCGLANGRTCAVPGEGNPGSEIMFIGEAPGFNEDRTGRPFCGAAGTFLTQLIESIGLKREDVYITNIVKSRPPGNRDPLPEEIAACKPWLDKQLEIIKPKVIVTLGRFSMSRFFPRKTISRIHGQSEKCGDYTCFAMYHPAAALHQGSLRATIIADMARLPNILEELKKREQPIPTRPPEPAASQLSFF
- a CDS encoding ribonuclease J, with the protein product MRVVPLGGLGEIGKNMMVIEYGDDIIIVDCGLMFPEEDMPGVDLVIPDVTYLVERKDKVRGIIITHGHEDHIGALPYVLPQLDVPIYCAPLPHGLISVKLKEARVHTNKIHEVKPGETINLGVFSVEFVAMCHSIPDAAGLIIRTPLGIIVHSGDFKLDYTPVGCRPSDLARLAQVGAEGVLLLMADSTHVEIPGYTPSERVVGETISAVMSNAPGRVIVTTFASLVGRIQQVMDAAVKYNRKIFIAGRSMSEIVKMALRLGYLKAPEGLIGDLSDMHRLPPNRVALVTTGSQGEPTSALVRIANGEHREVQIKKDDTIIISASPIPGNESVVAKTIDSLFKLGAQVFYDRVAKVHVHGHASQEELRLLQSLIRPQYFIPVHGEYRHLKLHSQLAEQMGVAPDNIFTLEDGDILELTASGGKVVGHAPSSNVYVDGLSVGDVNGVVLRNRKMLAQDGIVVAIVTLDAESGHLAVRPDIVSRGFVDPEIGRALIEESRDLVTRMFEEEVQRVSDSAVISNRVRDLLSKFYYEKTRRRPMVLPVLVTV